The genomic interval TGGAGTTGTAACACTTCAGGTTGGGAAGAAATTGTGGTCTGTGAATTTGTGTAGTACTTCAGGTGGACTGATTTTAAGTGGTGGATGGCCTAGATTTGCAAAAGAGAACCATTTGAAGCCTGGAGATTCTTGTGTGTTTGAATTGGTTACCAAGGAAATGGATAAAGATAACATTTTGCTAAATGTTACCATTTCTAGACTAATTAGGCCTGCTGTTATGTAGATTGTAAGTGCTTATGTAGGAGCTAAAGAAAGTTGGTGGAAGATATATATAACACaatggtatatttatatatgtagatGTGTTTTTATGTATGTTTTTGCTGGAAGATCTATATATATTAGTGAAGGAAAGTGTTTAAATCTTCTTTCCCATAGAGTTTCTTAAATCAAGACTCGTGTTTAGGATTCACAACAACTGAATGTCTTTAGGTTAAACAAAAGAgacttagatttattttttgtgttgGTTTGGACTTTTTCCAAATTAGTTTTGGAGAGCCAAATTAAGTTCACACAATTTAAGGCGACTAAAAGCTCAAAAAATAATTGACCTTGCcggaaaaaaaattactcaaatGGCAGAAGTAAtaccaaaaatattttaaggAAGAGCTACACATCTTATAAGTGCAGAATCATGATCActtgttaaaaatattttttaatttttttataaataaaaaattaatttatgtgtcaaactttaattaatttaacatgATAATTATCGAGTTTTGAATTTATTTGCGGCGAAATTTCAttcagttttaattttttatacttCATTTCCTTTCAGGAATgtttatattaaaatgaaaaaaaaaaacggaCGTGGCAAATAATAAGAGACACTTTTTATGGACATAAAAAACGTggcttgtttttctttttttttaatagataaaaaaaacgTGTCTTGTTACTTGAGTTTCAATGTTGTTTTCGGAATACTTCCAAGGAAGAACGTTTTCTGTTTAGAATCCACGTGTGACTTGTCAAAACGAGGACACGTGGCTTGGATATATCAGATTAGTCAAAGTTTGAGTTGAAAAGGTATGAAATTAAAGCAAAGCAAGCTTTTGCCAGAGTTGATTTTGTTCAAGAATGGCTGGTGTTACTGTTCACCCTCATTTTTACAAGATTATTCTTCAACAAACTCTTTTGAACAACAAGTTAGTAAGTAAATTTATGCATGCACACCCAAATATTATAGGGCTTTACTTTTGTATATTGACAATAGGATTTTGGATGTTAAAGTTAGTGTTGACTTGTCATATGTTTGATTTTATAATAgctttatttttattctctCTTCCATGTGCAGCAAATTCCAAAGACATTTTGGGTGAAATATTGTGGGTCTTCATCAAGTCAAGTATTTCTTAAGCTTCCATGTGGATCAACATGGGAGGTAGGGTTGACAATAAGTAGTGATGAAAAGGTATGGATAGAAAAGGGTTGGGATAAATTTGCACAGCACTGTTCTTTAAGCTGTGGAGATCTCCTAGTGTTTGGATATGAAGGGAATTCTCAGTTCAATGTTATGGTGTTTGACAAGAGTACTGTGGAGAAAGATTATCCTTTTACTCCTCCTAACCATTCTGAGGACAAGTATGTTGATATTGATTCTTCTAATGAAAATTCAGACTTGTCATGGTTTTCTAAAACCAGAGACAACCCTCCATTACCTAGCTCTGTGCCCCACAAGAAAAGGAAAACTACTCCTTATCCTTATGGTAAATCTGAAGGTATTCATGATCATCCTTGTATAATTTTCATGTGATTATTAACTTTCTTTTCCTTATATGTTTTCACTAATTTGTTGAATTTGTAAATACGTGGAGAATCTTCTGTACTAAGGCGGATGGAACCTCAAAATATTATAAGAAAGCAAATGTACTTGACAGGACAAAAAAAGGCTGAAGCTCTTATGAGAGCTAAAGGCTTTAAGTCTGATGACCCATTTTTCATAGTTCTAATGCAACCATCGTTTGTTGGAGCTTCGTATAGTATGGTAATTACTTATTAACATTCTTCTTACAATTCATCTTTTTAGAATGTTTGTCATATTCACATTGTTCTTTTGTCAAGGTTGTACCATTTAGCTTTGCAAAAAATCACCTCCTAAGTGTCAGTAAGCATGAAGATGTGATCCTTAAGGTTCAGGATGAGCGGATTTGGCCTGTTAGGTACTATTATAGAAAGTATGCAGGGCATTCACAATTCAGATTCGAGTGGGGTTGGAAGGCCTTTGCTAGAGACAATGATTTGAAAGTAGGTGATGTTTGTGTCTTTGTTAAGAGACAGAACATTGGGATAATGTTATTTGAAGTTGTTACTTTTTATAAGAATGGAGTACCAAATTCCCCTGTGTTACCAGGTAATTAATCAAGAACTCgattattctataataacaaTCTAGGTGAGAATTATAATAATGTTGTTGACATATATAAGTGTTGTTTTCAGTTGCAAATAACACAACCCCTTGTGTGAAAGTTGAACCTTCTTTTACTAGCAATAATTATGATAATGCAAGTATGATTTCACATGACATAATTCCAAAGAAAGAAGTAATTGAATCTTCAGTTAACAAGTCAGATAAAGTATGTGGAGAATCTCCTGAACCTGAAAATTTTATAAGAAATCAGGAGTTGAGTGAAAAAGAAAAGGCTGAAGCTTTCAAGAGAATAAAAGATTTTAACTCTGAAGACCCCTTTTTCACTGTTCCCATGCAACCATCATTTGTTGGATCCAAATCCAAGTATTGTATGGTAATTAATAAACTTCTTAATTACAAGTTTATCTATTCAAATATGTTTCTCATATTGATTTTACTCTTGTGTTCATCTAATGTCTAGGGTATGCCATCTCTCTTTGCAAAAAAGTACCTTGTCGGGATCAGTAATAGTCCTCAAGATGTGATCCTTAAGGTTCAGGATGGGAGGACTTGGTGTGTAAAGTACTATGTAAGGCCACTAGGAACATCTTCGAAAGCCACAATCGAGGGTGGTTGGAAGGCATTTGTTCAAGACAATGAGCTGAAAGTAGGTGACGTTTGTGCCTTTATTTTGAGAAATAGCATTGGAATAATATCATTCGAAGTGGTTATTTTTCATGGCAATGGAGTAGCAACTTCCTGTATGTTACCAATACCAGGTAAACAAGAACTCTGATTTATAACAATATACTTTCTTGATCATTATAACAGTCCAGGtgaaaattataataatgctCCTTGCATGAAAATTGAACCTTCTTGTTCTAGCTAGAATTATGATAAAGCCAGTACGATTCCATATGGcataattgtaaagaaagaagcAATTGATTTAGAAAAGTTTCTGAAGCATTAATAATAAGATGCCTTCATCTTCAGGATTTGGCATAGTTTCTGAAGCAGCCAGCAAATTCTGCTCAAACAATCCTTACTTCGAAGTGAAATTGAGATCATCTCAACTGCGTGGACGTCCAACGCTGGTATGTAGAAAATGTTGCTCATTCATATCCATTATTATGATGACATCTTTGTATcaaaattttcatattttttagataattaattatataaattcttGTTTGTGCAGTATATTCCAATGGCTATTGCAAACCCTTGGTTCGAGAAAAAGGCACAAATTGTTACTCTTTGGGTTGGTGAGGAATATTGGCATGTGAATTTAACTGTTAATAAGGGATCATCATCTTCTGGATTAGAGCATAGGTTTTCTGGTGGATGGCGTGCATTTGCA from Cannabis sativa cultivar Pink pepper isolate KNU-18-1 chromosome 4, ASM2916894v1, whole genome shotgun sequence carries:
- the LOC115713772 gene encoding B3 domain-containing protein LOC_Os12g40080-like gives rise to the protein MKLKQSKLLPELILFKNGWCYCSPSFLQDYSSTNSFEQQQIPKTFWVKYCGSSSSQVFLKLPCGSTWEVGLTISSDEKVWIEKGWDKFAQHCSLSCGDLLVFGYEGNSQFNVMVFDKSTVEKDYPFTPPNHSEDKYVDIDSSNENSDLSWFSKTRDNPPLPSSVPHKKRKTTPYPYGKSEESSVLRRMEPQNIIRKQMYLTGQKKAEALMRAKGFKSDDPFFIVLMQPSFVGASYSMVVPFSFAKNHLLSVSKHEDVILKVQDERIWPVRYYYRKYAGHSQFRFEWGWKAFARDNDLKVGDVCVFVKRQNIGIMLFEVVTFYKNGVPNSPVLPVANNTTPCVKVEPSFTSNNYDNASMISHDIIPKKEVIESSVNKSDKVCGESPEPENFIRNQELSEKEKAEAFKRIKDFNSEDPFFTVPMQPSFVGSKSKYCMGMPSLFAKKYLVGISNSPQDVILKVQDGRTWCVKYYVRPLGTSSKATIEGGWKAFVQDNELKVGDVCAFILRNSIGIISFEVVIFHGNGVATSCMLPIPGFGIVSEAASKFCSNNPYFEVKLRSSQLRGRPTLYIPMAIANPWFEKKAQIVTLWVGEEYWHVNLTVNKGSSSSGLEHRFSGGWRAFARDNSLQPNDVCIFELINKNKPEIKVTIFRQNGISQEYAVVIN